The following are encoded together in the Pseudodesulfovibrio indicus genome:
- a CDS encoding PaaI family thioesterase: MSEMTNPFPDGTCFFCGPNNPSGLKLTFHRDGEGGVYADYTPESIYCGQGDIFHGGLQMGLLDEAMWWAGYEATGIMEAVTASASFRFLRPVYIGSPIRAACALVSREGNALRLRGSIRNAEGKVCTSVRGEYRIIPRERYETVLAARP; the protein is encoded by the coding sequence ATGAGCGAGATGACCAACCCCTTTCCGGACGGCACCTGTTTCTTCTGCGGCCCGAACAACCCGTCCGGGCTGAAGCTGACCTTCCACCGCGACGGGGAGGGCGGGGTGTATGCGGACTACACGCCGGAGTCCATCTACTGCGGCCAGGGCGATATCTTCCACGGCGGCCTGCAGATGGGGCTGCTGGACGAGGCCATGTGGTGGGCCGGGTACGAGGCCACGGGGATCATGGAGGCGGTCACGGCCAGCGCGAGTTTCCGGTTCCTGCGGCCGGTATACATCGGCTCCCCCATACGGGCGGCCTGCGCCCTGGTCTCGCGCGAGGGGAACGCCCTCCGGCTCAGGGGAAGCATCCGCAACGCCGAGGGCAAGGTCTGCACCTCGGTGCGGGGCGAGTACCGGATCATCCCCCGCGAGCGGTACGAGACCGTCCTGGCGGCCCGGCCCTGA
- the dapF gene encoding diaminopimelate epimerase yields MDIFTRSVPFYKMQGCGNDFVVIDNRELGVPQSAMADWAKAVCARAFGVCADGLFFLENSDDPALAYRWHFYNSDGSRAEMCGNASRCAGKLAHAIGLAPAEHVFGTDAGPIKAKVLLDGPDQGRVKVQLTPPKGTETGIVLDVDGTPLTVHFADTGVPHAVVFVDDVAAVDIMDLGPKIRYHAHFAPAGTNVNFAQVVDDATMLLRTYERGVEAETYACGTGASATQLLANQLGLTGSRADLTTTGNEVLTVFLEDGNVFLQGAAELTFRGELYLAPMGLSL; encoded by the coding sequence ATGGACATATTCACCCGCTCCGTGCCCTTCTACAAGATGCAGGGGTGCGGCAACGATTTCGTGGTCATCGACAACCGGGAGCTCGGGGTCCCGCAATCCGCCATGGCCGACTGGGCCAAGGCGGTCTGCGCCCGCGCCTTCGGGGTCTGCGCCGACGGCCTGTTCTTTCTCGAAAACAGCGACGACCCGGCGCTGGCCTACCGCTGGCACTTCTACAACTCGGACGGCTCCCGCGCCGAGATGTGCGGCAACGCCTCGCGCTGCGCGGGCAAGCTGGCCCACGCCATCGGCCTGGCCCCCGCCGAGCACGTCTTCGGCACCGACGCCGGCCCCATCAAGGCCAAGGTCCTGCTCGACGGCCCGGACCAGGGCCGCGTCAAGGTCCAGCTGACCCCGCCCAAGGGGACCGAGACCGGCATCGTCCTGGACGTGGACGGCACGCCCCTGACCGTGCACTTCGCCGACACCGGCGTGCCTCACGCGGTCGTGTTCGTGGACGACGTGGCCGCCGTGGACATCATGGACCTCGGCCCCAAGATCCGCTACCACGCGCACTTCGCGCCCGCCGGGACCAACGTCAACTTCGCCCAGGTGGTGGACGACGCCACCATGCTGCTGCGCACCTACGAGCGCGGCGTGGAGGCCGAGACCTACGCCTGCGGCACCGGGGCCTCCGCCACCCAGCTCCTGGCCAACCAGCTCGGCCTGACCGGGTCCCGCGCCGACCTGACCACCACCGGCAACGAAGTCCTCACCGTGTTCCTCGAAGACGGCAACGTCTTCCTCCAGGGCGCGGCCGAACTGACCTTCCGGGGCGAACTCTACCTCGCTCCCATGGGCCTCAGCCTCTAA
- a CDS encoding helix-turn-helix domain-containing protein, with amino-acid sequence MAQVLKDSIRKRIADAAESRFAEQGFESATIDMIAREAGVAAGTVYKYFPNKQALFRSIVTPGFVDELSRLTRGRIAAFARPGGMEPTQDTAAGASGELLGFLARNRLKAVILLGWSRGTEYGDFVPAYLQDMETRTLAQAREQFPQLEQTRTFRFMVRRILEESVRGTVAILTEFKEEADIRRAFAAALRCRIAGIESLVAWALAGEE; translated from the coding sequence ATGGCGCAGGTACTCAAGGATAGCATCCGGAAACGCATTGCGGACGCGGCGGAATCGAGGTTCGCCGAACAGGGGTTCGAGAGCGCGACCATAGACATGATCGCCCGGGAGGCGGGCGTGGCCGCAGGCACGGTATACAAGTATTTCCCCAACAAGCAGGCGTTGTTCCGATCGATCGTCACGCCCGGGTTCGTGGACGAACTGTCCCGCCTGACCCGGGGTCGGATCGCCGCCTTTGCCCGGCCCGGGGGCATGGAGCCAACTCAGGACACGGCCGCGGGCGCGTCCGGGGAGTTGCTCGGCTTCCTGGCCCGAAACCGGTTGAAGGCCGTCATCCTCCTCGGCTGGAGCCGGGGAACGGAATACGGCGACTTCGTCCCGGCATACCTCCAGGACATGGAGACCAGGACCCTGGCCCAGGCGCGCGAGCAGTTCCCGCAGCTGGAGCAGACCCGGACATTCCGCTTCATGGTCCGCCGCATCCTGGAGGAGTCCGTCCGGGGAACCGTGGCCATCCTCACGGAATTCAAGGAGGAGGCCGACATCCGCAGGGCGTTCGCAGCGGCGCTGCGCTGCCGGATAGCGGGCATCGAAAGCCTGGTCGCCTGGGCGCTGGCCGGGGAGGAGTAG
- a CDS encoding catalase, with product MTKDKKLTSAFGSPVGNDLNTLTAGGRGPTLMQDVHLLEKLAHFDRERIPERVVHAKGAGAYGYFEVTADVTKYTKAAFLSKVGKKTDVFARFSTVGGEKGSADAERDPRGFALKFYTEEGNYDMTGNNTPVFFIRDPLKFPDFIHTQKRDPATNLKSPTMAWDFWSLTPESMHQVTILFSDRGTPATYRNMNGYSSHTYKWYNDKGEYYWVQYHFKTDQGIKNLTGPEAAEMCGKDPDHATRDLYDAIEAGDYPSWTLEMQILSPEQAKDFGWDIFDITKVWPHKEVPPITVGKLVLDRNPENYFAEVEQAAFNPSNLVPGIGVSPDKMLQGRLFSYHDTHLHRLGPNYHLIPVNQPKLAPENNYQRDGNMRVDNNGGGGPNYWPNSFHGPVPDGVSNEPEIPLDGVGARHEYTHPNDDFVQPGTLYSVVMTDQDRTNLVNNILGSMKSVPQPIQLRQCALFYLTHKEYGTRVAEGLGLDMDEVERLAAMTQEERVAATPVK from the coding sequence ATGACGAAAGACAAGAAATTGACGAGCGCCTTTGGCAGCCCCGTAGGCAACGACCTGAACACCCTGACCGCCGGCGGACGCGGCCCGACCCTGATGCAGGACGTCCACCTGCTTGAGAAGCTGGCCCATTTCGACCGCGAGCGCATCCCTGAGCGCGTGGTCCATGCCAAGGGCGCGGGCGCATACGGGTATTTCGAGGTCACCGCCGACGTGACCAAGTACACCAAGGCCGCTTTTCTCTCCAAGGTGGGCAAGAAGACCGACGTCTTCGCCCGCTTCTCCACGGTGGGCGGGGAGAAGGGGAGCGCCGACGCCGAACGCGACCCGCGCGGTTTCGCCCTCAAGTTCTATACCGAGGAAGGAAACTACGACATGACCGGCAACAACACCCCGGTCTTCTTCATCCGCGATCCCCTCAAATTCCCCGACTTCATCCACACCCAGAAACGCGACCCGGCCACCAACCTCAAGAGCCCGACCATGGCCTGGGATTTCTGGTCCCTGACCCCTGAATCCATGCACCAGGTGACCATCCTGTTTTCGGATCGCGGCACCCCGGCCACCTATCGGAACATGAACGGCTATTCCAGCCACACCTACAAGTGGTACAACGACAAGGGCGAATACTACTGGGTCCAGTACCATTTCAAGACCGACCAGGGGATCAAAAACCTGACCGGCCCCGAGGCCGCGGAGATGTGCGGCAAGGACCCGGATCACGCCACCCGCGACCTGTACGACGCCATCGAGGCCGGGGACTACCCGTCCTGGACCCTGGAGATGCAGATTCTCTCGCCCGAACAGGCCAAGGACTTCGGCTGGGACATCTTCGACATCACCAAGGTCTGGCCGCACAAGGAGGTTCCGCCCATCACCGTGGGCAAGCTCGTGCTCGACCGCAACCCGGAGAACTACTTCGCCGAGGTGGAGCAGGCCGCCTTCAACCCGAGCAATCTCGTGCCCGGCATCGGCGTTTCGCCGGACAAGATGCTCCAGGGACGCCTCTTCTCCTATCACGACACCCATCTGCACCGGCTGGGACCCAACTACCACCTCATCCCGGTCAACCAGCCCAAGCTCGCGCCGGAAAACAACTACCAGCGCGACGGCAACATGCGCGTGGACAACAATGGCGGGGGCGGCCCCAACTACTGGCCCAATTCCTTCCACGGCCCGGTCCCGGACGGCGTCTCCAACGAGCCGGAAATCCCGCTCGACGGCGTGGGCGCGCGCCATGAGTACACCCACCCCAACGACGACTTCGTCCAGCCGGGGACCCTGTACTCCGTGGTCATGACCGACCAGGACCGCACCAACCTCGTGAACAACATCCTCGGCTCCATGAAAAGCGTGCCGCAACCCATCCAGCTGCGCCAATGCGCCCTGTTCTACCTGACCCACAAGGAGTACGGCACCCGCGTGGCCGAGGGCCTCGGACTGGACATGGATGAGGTCGAGCGGCTCGCCGCCATGACCCAGGAAGAACGGGTGGCCGCCACGCCCGTCAAGTAG